From a single Oreochromis niloticus isolate F11D_XX linkage group LG3, O_niloticus_UMD_NMBU, whole genome shotgun sequence genomic region:
- the LOC102081137 gene encoding programmed cell death 1 ligand 1 produces MAAGTSASLCWLIFVFASVYADQKTITAEYGQDVTLTCRAPNNNIIAVKWSRDNLGKDYVLYYKDGKPVPDDQHPSFKNRVDLQDRQMKDGDVSLILKNVMINDAGRYECQVAQREPNKRPSLEPINNVTLSVVPPGQPRRSGVDGSFGLKVCLTVFSLLLLVAVGFAV; encoded by the exons ATGGCTGCTGGAACATCTGCGTCACTCTGCTGGTTGATCTTTGTCTTCGCGTCTGTCTATGCAG accagaaaaccatcacagctgagtatggacaggacgtcactctgacatgtcgagctccaaacaacaacatcatcgcTGTCAAGTGGAGCAGAGATAACCTGGGGAAAGATTATGTCCTTTATTACAAGGATGGGAAGCCTGTTCCAGatgaccagcatccatcttttaagaaccgggtggatctgcaggacagacagatgaaggatggagacgtgtctttgattctgaagaatgtgatgATTAATGATGCTGGAAGATACGAGTGTCAAGTTGCCCAAAGAGAACCAAACAAGAGACCCAGTTTGGAGCCCATCAACAACGTCACACTGAGtgttgttcctccag gtcagccaAGAAGATCTGGAGTGGATGGATCTTTTGGGCTGAAAGTTTGTCTGACAGTTTTTAGTCTGCTTCTTCTTGTTGCTGTTGGTTTTGCAGTCTAG
- the LOC112846010 gene encoding Fc receptor-like B — MRNSDRFYTFGFKLSEDDSSAGWTLRRNTSKRQRTQCGDGWGKPAGSSCNISYTDRWDSGVYWCESREGPISNMVNLTVTGGSVILQSPVLPVMEGDDVTLLCKTKTPPSNLPAAFYKDGSLIRKQPTGHMTIQHVSRSDEGLYKCDISGHGESPS; from the exons atgaGAAACTCTgacagattttacacatttggatTCAAACTTTCA gaggacgacagctctgctggatggactctgaggagaaacacaagcaaacgacagaggactcagtgtggagatgggtggggaaaaccagctggttcttcctgtaacaTCAGTTACACTGACCGAtgggacagtggagtttactggtgtgagtccagagagggtcccatcagtaacatggttaacctgacagtcactg gtggatcagtgatcctgcagagtcctgtcctccctgtgatggagggagatgacgtcactctgctctgtaaaacaaagacccctccctccaacctcccagctgctttctataaagatggctccctcatcaggaagcagcctacaggtcacatgaccatccagcatgtttccaggtctgatgaaggcctctacaagtgtgacatcagcggtcatggagagtctccatcc